The Ornithinimicrobium faecis genome includes a window with the following:
- a CDS encoding LCP family protein — protein sequence MAGDHENTPRDAAGDDHDIFDGAGSVEDSEPTTRPRRKRRGLRIAIVTVVTLALVSIAAVAGYVAFLNWRVSNNVTHAELLPLPDSPIRGEDSEVTPTTPPERAEEAGDALNILVVGSDSRNVDAERGRSDVMVLMHISNDRDRVDLVHFPRDYFVEIPGSNNKNKLNAAYSFGGTPLLVQTLQPLVGVPIDHVVITDFESFKSLTDAVGGVEVNVAEASPDFAEGTQRMDGETALKFVRERYALSQGDISRGQRQQAFIKALMLQVLTRETFTNPARLADVVDAGTQNLTVDDGFAVGDMRDLGWSMRNVRGGDINFVTAPWSGIGSDDYAGSIVIPHEAQLEVLREHLRSDTMADYTDDVSPKQGFG from the coding sequence ATGGCAGGGGATCACGAGAACACGCCGCGGGACGCCGCCGGAGATGACCACGACATCTTCGACGGCGCTGGTTCCGTCGAAGATTCAGAGCCGACGACCCGCCCGAGGCGCAAGCGCCGTGGCCTGCGGATCGCCATCGTCACGGTCGTGACGCTCGCCCTGGTGTCGATCGCTGCGGTCGCCGGCTATGTCGCCTTCCTGAACTGGCGGGTCAGCAACAACGTCACCCACGCCGAGTTGCTGCCGCTGCCGGACTCCCCGATCCGCGGTGAGGACAGCGAGGTCACCCCGACCACGCCGCCCGAGCGCGCCGAGGAGGCAGGCGACGCGCTGAACATCCTCGTCGTGGGCTCGGACAGTCGCAACGTGGACGCCGAGCGTGGACGCTCCGACGTGATGGTGCTGATGCACATCTCAAACGACCGTGACCGCGTCGACCTGGTGCACTTCCCCCGCGACTATTTCGTGGAGATCCCCGGCTCGAACAACAAGAACAAGCTCAATGCGGCCTACTCCTTCGGCGGCACACCGCTGCTCGTGCAGACGCTCCAGCCCCTGGTCGGCGTGCCGATCGACCACGTGGTGATCACTGACTTCGAGAGCTTCAAGTCGCTGACCGACGCGGTCGGTGGCGTCGAGGTCAACGTGGCCGAGGCCAGCCCCGATTTCGCCGAGGGCACCCAGCGGATGGATGGCGAGACGGCCCTGAAGTTCGTCCGTGAGCGCTATGCCCTCAGCCAGGGCGACATCTCCCGCGGTCAGCGCCAGCAGGCCTTCATCAAGGCTCTGATGCTCCAGGTGCTGACCCGTGAGACCTTCACCAACCCGGCCCGACTGGCCGACGTGGTCGACGCTGGCACCCAGAACCTGACCGTCGACGACGGCTTCGCGGTGGGCGACATGCGTGACCTCGGCTGGTCCATGCGCAACGTGCGCGGCGGCGACATCAACTTTGTGACCGCCCCGTGGAGCGGCATCGGCAGTGACGACTACGCCGGGTCAATCGTGATCCCCCACGAGGCGCAACTGGAGGTGCTGCGCGAGCACCTGCGCTCCGACACCATGGCGGACTACACCGATGACGTGTCGCCCAAGCAGGGCTTCGGCTGA
- a CDS encoding YgfZ/GcvT domain-containing protein, with translation MTHPSSPTTDPQTQEPATWQSPLLQRPGAVASTAVDAGVAAHYGDPHREQRLLVEGLAVVDLSHRAVLTITGPDRLSWLHSLTSQALTNLAPRTSTETLILTPKGHIEHALNVVDDGETTWLITDPRTAGAAQTWLDSMRFMLRVEVADRTEDFAVVGEPVARESVEGEHLAWVDHWPGPVGDTACYGPEEDHPGSSRPWREVLVPRGELTAYVGERPLSGTWAAEALRVAAWRPRAGAETDHRTIAHELDWLRSAVHLHKGCYRGQETIARVHNLGRPPRRLVFLHLDGSGHTLPESGDELKHGDKVVGRVTTVARHYEDGPIALAVIKRNTDPTAVLTAGPTSAAQTVVVRP, from the coding sequence GTGACACACCCCAGCAGTCCGACCACCGATCCCCAGACCCAGGAGCCCGCGACCTGGCAGAGCCCGCTGCTCCAGCGCCCCGGCGCGGTCGCCTCCACCGCCGTTGACGCCGGCGTTGCGGCCCACTATGGCGACCCCCACCGCGAGCAGCGCCTGCTCGTCGAGGGACTGGCGGTCGTCGACCTGTCCCACCGTGCGGTGCTCACCATCACCGGCCCGGACCGACTCAGCTGGCTGCACTCGCTGACCAGCCAGGCGCTGACCAACCTCGCGCCCCGCACGTCCACCGAGACGCTCATCCTCACGCCCAAGGGCCACATCGAGCACGCGCTCAACGTCGTCGACGACGGGGAGACCACCTGGCTGATCACCGACCCCCGGACCGCTGGTGCTGCGCAGACCTGGCTCGACTCGATGCGCTTCATGCTGCGCGTGGAGGTCGCTGACCGGACCGAGGACTTCGCGGTCGTCGGCGAGCCGGTGGCCCGCGAGTCCGTCGAGGGCGAGCACCTGGCCTGGGTCGACCACTGGCCCGGGCCGGTGGGTGACACCGCCTGTTACGGCCCAGAGGAGGACCACCCCGGCAGCAGCCGACCCTGGCGTGAGGTGCTGGTCCCACGCGGCGAGCTCACGGCATACGTCGGGGAGCGCCCGCTGTCGGGCACCTGGGCCGCCGAGGCCCTGCGGGTCGCGGCCTGGCGTCCGCGGGCCGGTGCTGAGACAGACCACCGCACGATCGCCCACGAGCTGGACTGGCTGCGCTCTGCCGTGCACCTGCACAAGGGCTGCTATCGCGGGCAGGAGACGATCGCCAGGGTCCACAACCTGGGGCGTCCACCGCGGCGGCTCGTCTTCCTGCACCTGGACGGCTCCGGGCACACGCTGCCCGAGTCGGGTGACGAGCTGAAGCACGGCGACAAGGTCGTGGGACGGGTGACCACAGTGGCGCGACACTACGAGGACGGCCCGATCGCACTGGCCGTCATCAAGCGCAACACGGACCCGACCGCAGTGCTCACGGCAGGCCCGACGAGTGCCGCGCAGACGGTGGTCGTCCGGCCCTGA
- a CDS encoding 3-keto-5-aminohexanoate cleavage protein, whose amino-acid sequence MAASTLITVAPTGAETAKSDFPQLPTTLEELVETAVACQEAGAGLIHVHIRDAEHEPTLDATRLRDTVQALREQTDLVVQLSTGGSVHDPLESRLQVLDAEPDSCSLTCGTTNFGDNVFLNPYPFMSQLYRQAQEHEVVPEFELFDLGHVHALRRLIDEHGLPHGGKVHVDFVTNVPGGMPGTIEALVAGIQALPDEVTSWSATGIGRAHLPIAAAALAAGGHLRVGMEDNLMLARGQQVQHNSELVSRVAELATLMQRPPMSTEDARALLGVKERRQR is encoded by the coding sequence ATGGCCGCCTCAACGCTGATCACGGTCGCTCCCACGGGAGCAGAGACCGCCAAGTCCGACTTCCCGCAACTGCCGACCACGCTCGAGGAGCTGGTCGAGACCGCTGTCGCGTGCCAGGAGGCGGGCGCTGGCCTGATCCACGTGCACATCCGCGACGCGGAGCACGAGCCCACCCTGGACGCCACGCGGCTGCGCGACACGGTGCAGGCGCTGCGCGAGCAGACTGACCTGGTGGTCCAGTTGTCCACCGGCGGGTCGGTGCACGACCCGCTCGAGTCCCGCCTGCAGGTGTTGGACGCCGAGCCCGACTCGTGCAGCCTCACCTGCGGCACGACCAACTTCGGCGACAACGTCTTCCTCAACCCTTATCCGTTCATGAGCCAGCTCTATCGCCAGGCCCAGGAGCACGAGGTGGTGCCGGAGTTTGAGTTGTTCGACCTCGGGCACGTGCACGCGCTGCGCCGGCTCATCGACGAGCACGGGCTGCCCCACGGCGGCAAGGTCCACGTCGACTTCGTGACCAACGTGCCCGGCGGCATGCCCGGCACGATCGAGGCGCTGGTTGCCGGGATCCAGGCCCTGCCGGACGAGGTCACGAGTTGGTCGGCCACCGGCATCGGTCGAGCCCACCTGCCGATCGCTGCAGCGGCCCTGGCCGCGGGCGGACACCTGAGGGTCGGCATGGAGGACAATCTGATGTTGGCCCGCGGACAGCAGGTGCAGCACAACAGTGAGCTGGTCTCGCGCGTTGCTGAGTTGGCCACCTTGATGCAGCGACCGCCCATGTCCACCGAGGACGCCCGTGCACTGCTCGGGGTCAAGGAGCGCCGGCAGCGCTGA
- a CDS encoding helix-turn-helix domain-containing protein, whose amino-acid sequence MSRLPVPDLGHYLREQREAAQMSVRQVAKAAGISNPYLSQIERGLRKPSAEILQQIAKGLRISAEQLYVRAGILDDRAAGTPVVEPYDVTVAIMADQRLNDRQRRALLDVYRSFVGDAADLPTDPSSDLSAEPSAD is encoded by the coding sequence ATGAGTCGTCTACCCGTCCCCGACCTGGGCCATTACCTGCGTGAGCAGCGTGAGGCTGCCCAGATGTCGGTGCGGCAGGTGGCCAAGGCGGCAGGCATTTCCAACCCCTATCTCAGCCAGATCGAGCGGGGCCTGCGCAAACCGAGTGCGGAGATCCTGCAGCAGATCGCCAAGGGCCTGCGGATCTCGGCGGAGCAGTTGTATGTCCGTGCCGGGATCCTCGACGACCGCGCGGCCGGGACCCCGGTCGTGGAGCCGTATGACGTCACGGTCGCCATCATGGCCGACCAGCGGCTGAACGACCGACAGCGCCGGGCGCTGCTCGACGTCTACCGCTCATTCGTCGGCGACGCGGCCGACCTGCCCACTGACCCCTCCAGCGACCTGTCGGCCGAGCCCAGCGCCGACTGA
- a CDS encoding asparaginase: MTPPQSSSEHPLHTAPVVAQVDRSGFVESVHHGIVAATGADGGLELAIGPVDAPMFPRSSNKPVQALAMLRCGLDLPDHLLSLACASHNGEEFHREGVREILAGAGLTEDDLQNTPDRPIYPPERERWIAEGLAPSSIGQNCSGKHAGMLATCVVNGWDTATYRDPGHPLQVAMADTLADLAGEPIAATGIDGCGAPVMAISTAGLARAFGRLASASEDTPEGRIARAIRSHPDYLGGTDRDVTSLIRAVPGLIAKDGAEAVYAIGLADGRGIALKIADGNQRARTVVARAALECLGVTGDLSALDPDPILGHGDPVGTISPIGLDA, translated from the coding sequence GTGACCCCACCGCAGTCGTCGTCTGAGCACCCCCTGCACACAGCCCCCGTCGTGGCCCAGGTTGACCGGTCCGGCTTCGTCGAGTCGGTGCATCACGGCATCGTCGCGGCGACCGGCGCCGACGGAGGCCTGGAGCTCGCGATCGGACCGGTGGACGCACCGATGTTCCCCCGGTCCTCCAACAAGCCGGTGCAGGCCCTGGCCATGCTCCGGTGCGGGCTCGACCTGCCAGACCACCTGCTGTCGCTGGCCTGCGCCAGCCACAACGGTGAGGAGTTCCACCGCGAGGGAGTCCGCGAGATCCTGGCCGGCGCTGGGCTGACCGAGGACGACCTGCAGAACACCCCCGACCGCCCGATCTATCCGCCCGAGCGCGAGCGCTGGATCGCCGAGGGCCTCGCCCCCAGCTCCATCGGGCAGAACTGCTCGGGCAAGCACGCGGGGATGCTCGCCACCTGTGTGGTCAACGGGTGGGACACCGCGACCTACCGCGACCCCGGGCACCCGCTCCAGGTCGCCATGGCCGACACCCTCGCGGACCTGGCGGGAGAGCCGATTGCGGCCACCGGCATCGACGGGTGCGGGGCCCCGGTGATGGCGATCAGCACGGCCGGTCTCGCCAGAGCGTTCGGTCGTCTCGCCTCCGCGTCAGAAGACACGCCTGAGGGGCGGATCGCACGGGCGATCCGCAGCCACCCGGACTATCTGGGCGGCACCGACCGTGATGTCACGAGCCTGATCCGCGCCGTCCCCGGCCTGATCGCCAAGGACGGCGCCGAGGCGGTCTATGCCATCGGACTGGCCGACGGACGCGGCATCGCCCTGAAGATCGCTGATGGCAACCAACGAGCTCGCACGGTCGTGGCCCGCGCTGCCCTGGAGTGCTTGGGGGTCACCGGGGACCTCAGCGCCCTTGACCCCGACCCGATCCTGGGCCACGGCGATCCGGTGGGGACGATCAGCCCCATCGGCCTCGACGCCTGA
- the dtd gene encoding D-aminoacyl-tRNA deacylase — MRAVLQRVTRASVRVGDRVVGAIERPGLLALVAATHDDSAVDVERMARKIAELRILPDETSVLDSGAAVLVVSQFTLYGDTRKGRRPGWSQAAPRPVAEPLVDAVAEALRQRGIEVATGQFGADMQVELVNDGPFTLVVDT; from the coding sequence GTGCGCGCCGTCCTGCAGCGGGTCACCCGGGCCAGCGTGCGCGTGGGGGATCGTGTCGTCGGCGCCATCGAGCGCCCCGGGCTGCTCGCGCTCGTCGCCGCCACGCACGACGACTCGGCGGTTGACGTCGAACGGATGGCCCGCAAGATCGCGGAGCTGCGCATCCTGCCGGACGAGACCTCGGTCCTCGACTCCGGGGCGGCAGTGCTCGTCGTCAGCCAGTTCACGCTCTATGGCGACACCCGCAAGGGCCGACGTCCGGGCTGGTCGCAGGCCGCGCCGAGGCCGGTGGCCGAGCCGCTCGTCGACGCGGTGGCTGAGGCGCTGCGGCAGCGGGGCATCGAGGTGGCCACCGGGCAGTTCGGCGCCGACATGCAGGTGGAGCTGGTCAACGACGGACCGTTCACGCTCGTCGTCGACACCTGA
- a CDS encoding DUF2516 family protein: MPTFFDVQQWVGLALGALALGIQVWALVDALLTRGDAFVAAGKRTKGFWLAITGVASAVGLVHLYQPFGMFNLIAIVAAAVYLTDVRPALAQIRGRGRRGGSRGSYGPW; this comes from the coding sequence ATGCCGACCTTCTTCGACGTCCAGCAGTGGGTGGGGCTCGCCCTGGGAGCCCTCGCCCTCGGCATCCAGGTCTGGGCGCTCGTTGACGCACTGCTCACCCGCGGTGACGCGTTCGTGGCCGCTGGCAAACGGACCAAGGGTTTCTGGCTGGCCATCACCGGCGTCGCCAGCGCGGTCGGGCTGGTCCACCTCTATCAGCCGTTCGGCATGTTCAACCTGATCGCCATCGTCGCCGCAGCGGTCTATCTGACCGACGTCCGCCCCGCGCTCGCCCAGATCCGAGGCCGTGGCCGCCGCGGAGGATCCCGCGGGTCCTACGGTCCGTGGTGA
- a CDS encoding alpha/beta fold hydrolase: MTPPHTAFVDGPTGPLETLTAGRGEPRTVFAHGLAGSIPTTRPYAGKVPGARTFLHFRGHGRSATPDGSWPYADLAAELWTVADRVGATQALGISMGAGALCAGLAADPDRFERVVLVLPAAIDRPRQDAAMARFAALAALVDAGDREGIAAHLLAEEPAAVRGDAGAQHWAREQAGRLVGSGVANGLRSLPGQVPVTDRALLTRVTAPVLLLAQEGDGAHPDSVARELAEVLPSAILQVLPPGGIMWQHRSHVRDLVGEFLTPAADRTATDL, from the coding sequence GTGACCCCGCCCCACACCGCTTTCGTGGACGGCCCCACCGGGCCCCTGGAGACGCTCACGGCCGGTCGCGGTGAGCCACGCACCGTCTTCGCCCACGGCCTGGCCGGGTCCATTCCCACCACCCGCCCCTATGCGGGCAAGGTGCCAGGGGCCCGCACGTTCCTGCACTTTCGCGGGCACGGTCGCTCAGCGACCCCTGACGGATCCTGGCCGTATGCCGATCTGGCGGCTGAGCTCTGGACCGTCGCCGACCGCGTGGGCGCCACCCAGGCGCTGGGCATCAGCATGGGAGCCGGTGCCCTGTGTGCAGGCCTCGCCGCTGACCCGGACCGCTTCGAGCGGGTCGTTCTCGTGCTGCCCGCCGCGATCGACCGGCCACGCCAGGATGCCGCGATGGCACGCTTTGCCGCGCTCGCCGCACTGGTCGACGCGGGCGACCGCGAGGGCATCGCTGCGCACCTGCTCGCCGAGGAGCCCGCAGCCGTGCGGGGTGACGCGGGGGCGCAACACTGGGCACGAGAGCAGGCCGGACGGCTGGTCGGCTCCGGGGTTGCCAACGGCCTGCGCTCGCTGCCGGGGCAGGTTCCCGTCACCGACCGGGCGTTGTTGACCCGAGTGACCGCACCCGTGCTGCTGCTCGCCCAGGAGGGTGATGGTGCGCACCCCGACTCCGTCGCCCGCGAGCTGGCCGAGGTGCTACCGTCAGCGATCCTGCAGGTGCTGCCCCCGGGCGGCATCATGTGGCAGCATCGATCTCACGTCCGTGACCTGGTGGGGGAGTTCCTGACGCCTGCTGCGGACCGGACCGCAACCGACCTTTAA
- a CDS encoding phosphomannose isomerase type II C-terminal cupin domain, producing MTDPSSPARHVLTPEELADAARPQTTEPSPTSYRDRTQDVFVVERPWGQFQQFATNERVTVKTVTIAPGQRLSLQHHAERNEMWQVLDHPVEITLGERTWSAEPGELVWVPVGTLHRMGNTGEQPARVLELAFGDFDEADITRVQDDYRRECDTEA from the coding sequence ATGACCGACCCCAGCTCGCCGGCCCGCCATGTCCTGACACCGGAGGAGCTGGCCGATGCTGCCCGGCCCCAGACAACTGAGCCGTCACCGACGTCCTATCGCGACCGCACGCAGGATGTCTTTGTGGTCGAGCGACCGTGGGGACAGTTCCAGCAGTTCGCCACCAACGAGCGGGTGACCGTCAAGACGGTGACGATCGCCCCCGGACAGCGGCTGTCGCTGCAGCACCACGCGGAGCGCAACGAGATGTGGCAGGTGCTGGACCACCCCGTCGAGATCACCCTGGGTGAGCGCACCTGGTCGGCCGAGCCGGGGGAGCTGGTGTGGGTGCCGGTCGGCACCCTCCACCGGATGGGCAACACGGGCGAGCAGCCGGCGCGGGTCCTCGAGCTGGCCTTCGGTGACTTCGACGAGGCCGACATCACGCGGGTGCAGGACGACTACCGCCGCGAGTGCGACACCGAGGCCTGA
- a CDS encoding class I SAM-dependent methyltransferase: protein MAGAIRATRPVGTVTRGTTNPNRLRRVDRWVVHTHGRLLRNAADPVVVDLGYGAHPVTTVELHTRLAAVRPDVRVVGLEIDQARVAAAAPHEDPPHLAFALGGFEVPVPGGGSPVLIRAFNVLRQYDEGQVEAAWSRLVGRLAPDGALVEGTCNELGRLGSWVDVRRGVDGRPDPRSLTLSWRLRDIETPSAVAERLPKVLIHRNVPGERVHDLMGDLDAAWARAAGHAPYGARQRFLATVADLQTRGWPVLGTRHRWRLGELEIAWAAVAPAD, encoded by the coding sequence GTGGCTGGTGCGATCAGAGCGACCCGACCGGTCGGCACGGTGACCCGCGGCACCACCAACCCCAACCGCTTGCGACGGGTCGACCGGTGGGTCGTGCACACCCATGGCCGCCTGCTGCGCAACGCTGCAGACCCCGTCGTCGTCGATCTGGGCTATGGCGCCCACCCGGTCACCACGGTCGAGCTCCACACCCGCCTGGCCGCCGTGCGGCCCGACGTGCGCGTGGTCGGCCTGGAGATCGATCAGGCGCGGGTCGCTGCCGCGGCCCCGCACGAGGACCCACCTCACCTGGCCTTTGCCCTCGGCGGCTTCGAGGTGCCTGTCCCGGGCGGTGGGTCACCGGTCCTGATCCGTGCGTTCAACGTCCTGCGGCAGTATGACGAGGGGCAGGTCGAGGCGGCCTGGTCCCGGTTGGTCGGTCGGCTGGCTCCCGACGGGGCGCTCGTGGAGGGCACCTGCAACGAGCTGGGGAGGCTGGGCTCCTGGGTTGACGTGCGCCGCGGCGTGGACGGGCGGCCGGACCCACGCTCCCTCACCCTGTCCTGGCGACTGCGCGACATCGAGACGCCCTCAGCGGTGGCCGAGCGGCTCCCCAAGGTGCTGATCCACCGCAACGTGCCCGGCGAGCGGGTGCACGACCTGATGGGCGACCTCGATGCGGCGTGGGCCCGGGCCGCAGGTCACGCGCCCTACGGCGCGCGGCAGCGTTTCCTGGCCACGGTGGCCGACCTGCAGACGCGCGGTTGGCCGGTGCTGGGCACGCGGCACCGGTGGCGCCTGGGAGAGCTGGAGATCGCCTGGGCGGCAGTGGCTCCCGCGGATTGA